The Chitinispirillales bacterium DNA segment TTCTTTTTTTGGCTAAGCTCGCTGCCGATTCGCTGTAATTCAGACTCCTGTGCGACCAAAAACGCCTTAGCCTCGTCTTCTTCACGAATCCGCAGTTCCAATATCGACTGTAAAGAGAATTCAAATCTTTTCATTTTCTTCTCTCGTTTTGCGCGGCAACCGAAACAAGCTGGTTAAGCATGGCTCGCGCTTGTTCAAATGTCGCCGACTCATCTCTATCCTGCCGTAAATAACGGTTTATGTGATCGTTAAGTTGAATAGCTTTATCAATTTTTGGACTTCTGCCTTGTTCGTACGCCCCGATTGAAATTAAATCTTCATTCGCCCTATAAGTTGACATCACGTCGCGCAATTCTCCTACAATTCTGCGGTGATCGTTGTCTATAACATCAACCATACAACGTGAAATGCTTCCTAAAATATCAATTGCCGGAAAGTGATTTTTTTGCGCAAGCTCGCGCGAAAGCAGAATATGCCCGTCCAAAATTCCACGTGTTGCGTCGGCAACGGGTTCGTCCATATCGCCGCCTTCAACCAAAACCGTAAAAAGCCCTGTTATGGAACCTCTATCGGAATTTCCGGCTCGCTCCAAAAATTTCGGCAGCATCGCAAAAACTGACGGCGTATATCCGCGCGTTGTCGGCGGTTCGCCTATTGTAAGTCCTATTTCACGCTGCGCCATCGCCAAACGTGTTACAGAGTCGCACATAAAAAGCACTTGTTTCCCTTGATCGCGAAAATACTCTGCAACCGCCGCGCCTACCATTGACGCTTTAATGCGAATTAATGCAGGTTGGTCGCTTGTCGCGACGACTACTACGGAACGTTTCATTCCTTCTTCACCCAAGTCGCGTTCCAAAAATTCACGAACTTCACGCCCTCTTTCACCCACTAGCACGATAACATTAACGTCTGCACGACAGTTTTTTGCCATCATTCCCATCAAAACCGATTTTCCTACTCCAGAACCCGCAAAAATTCCTACACGCTGTCCTTCACCCAACGTTAAAAATCCGTCAATTGCTCGAATTCCCGTTTGAAACGGCGTGATCACGCGGTTACGTTTTAACGGATCCGGGATGTCCGAAAAAATCGGACGTTCATTTAAAGTGTTTAATGCGCCTTTACCGTCCATTTCCTGACCGATCCCGTTGAGAATTCTACCCAACAACTCGTCACCGACCCCTACCAAGAGCGGTTTTCCAGTTGCAACGACCGTGTTCCCCGGATGAACGCCTTCTATTGTCCCTAACGGCATTAAAAGCGTTCTTTCAGAACGGAAACCGACCACTTCGGCACGGACAATCAACTCACCGTTTTTGTTTAGAATGCGGCAGACTTCGCCGATTGACGCCGCAGGACCTGTGGATTCTATCAAAAGTCCTACTACTTCAACAATTTGTCCACGAATTTCTATAGGGTCAATGCGCGGCAATTCGTTTTTTACTCTATCAAAAAATTCTTTCATGTTTCTTAAAATATTATATTTTTTTGTGAAACTGCAGAAATGCGCATATAAAAACGGGATTATTCAAAAAAATAAGAAAACTTGTCTTCACAAAAATTATTTTTCCAAAAGATTTGGAATTATAGAGAATAAAATATGAACGAAAATATTATACCTAAGCATTGCGCCATTATTATGGACGGAAACGGCAGATGGGCGAAAATACGAAATTTGACGCGTCCGTTCGGGCATAAAGAAGGCGCAAAAACAACACATAATATCGTAGAAGCGTCGGTGAACGTAGGATTGAGGTATCTTTCACTTTATGTTTTCTCCAGCGAGAATTGGCAACGTCCTCAAAAAGAAGTGAACGCATTGATGAAACTTTTGATAGAAATGATAAAGAAAGAATTGCCGAATTTACTTAAAAAAAACGTAAAAGTACTTATTATGGGCGACATTGAACTTCTTCCTCAGAAAGCAAAAAATGATTTGATTAACAGTATAGAAAAAACATCAAAAAATACCGGTTTAGTACTTTGTCTCGCAATAAGCTATGGCGGCAGAAACGAAATTGTTAGAGCGGCAAAACTGTTTGCACGGGATTGCTTAGACAATAAGATTAAATATGATGATTTAACTGTTGAAAAAGTAAACGAATATATGTATTTGCCTGAAATTCCATATCCAGAACTTATTATTCGTACCGGCGGAAACAAAAGAATAAGTAATTTTTTACTTTGGCAATCGGCATATTCCGAACTTTATTTTACAGATACGCTTTGGCCGGATTTTAATGAAAATGAGTTAATGAAAGCATTTGAACAATTTTCAAAAACCGAAAGACGATTCGGGAAAGTGAAAGATAATGAATGAAGAAAACAAAGAAAAAAGAACACTGAAAAACATTGGCAAACGACTTTTGTTCGTA contains these protein-coding regions:
- the fliI gene encoding flagellar protein export ATPase FliI — encoded protein: MKEFFDRVKNELPRIDPIEIRGQIVEVVGLLIESTGPAASIGEVCRILNKNGELIVRAEVVGFRSERTLLMPLGTIEGVHPGNTVVATGKPLLVGVGDELLGRILNGIGQEMDGKGALNTLNERPIFSDIPDPLKRNRVITPFQTGIRAIDGFLTLGEGQRVGIFAGSGVGKSVLMGMMAKNCRADVNVIVLVGERGREVREFLERDLGEEGMKRSVVVVATSDQPALIRIKASMVGAAVAEYFRDQGKQVLFMCDSVTRLAMAQREIGLTIGEPPTTRGYTPSVFAMLPKFLERAGNSDRGSITGLFTVLVEGGDMDEPVADATRGILDGHILLSRELAQKNHFPAIDILGSISRCMVDVIDNDHRRIVGELRDVMSTYRANEDLISIGAYEQGRSPKIDKAIQLNDHINRYLRQDRDESATFEQARAMLNQLVSVAAQNERRK
- a CDS encoding isoprenyl transferase; the encoded protein is MNENIIPKHCAIIMDGNGRWAKIRNLTRPFGHKEGAKTTHNIVEASVNVGLRYLSLYVFSSENWQRPQKEVNALMKLLIEMIKKELPNLLKKNVKVLIMGDIELLPQKAKNDLINSIEKTSKNTGLVLCLAISYGGRNEIVRAAKLFARDCLDNKIKYDDLTVEKVNEYMYLPEIPYPELIIRTGGNKRISNFLLWQSAYSELYFTDTLWPDFNENELMKAFEQFSKTERRFGKVKDNE